One genomic segment of Thermovibrio guaymasensis includes these proteins:
- the glgA gene encoding glycogen synthase GlgA: MRVLFASSEIYPFAKTGGLADVSYSLPKAIKEFGIEVSTIMPYYKCVREKGLPVRETGVEVKINLAGEEYKFELLELKDSLNHYFLKNDRLYNRDFLYGTPSGDYPDNDLRFGGFSKAVVKLVEMGEVKAEIVHSNDWQTALIPVFIKRKGQKAKTLQTIHNLAYQGIFPPETLEKLGLGWKIFNMEALEFWGKVNFLKGGIVFSDAVNTVSPTYAKEITKPEFGFGLDGVLRKYSYKLFGILNGIDYEVWNPETDPSIYRKYSEATVEEGKEFNKEMFVRETGLKSKALPLFAFIGRFAKQKGVDLILDSLEEMSKLEANFAILGFGDEGYNRAFESIKGKYQNVWVEVAYNEELSRKMYASADFLLMPSLFEPCGLNQMIVMRYGTIVVAGKTGGLADTVVDVNQPGGYGFLFEDFSAKELLNTIKRAIELYYQKKEEMKKIRRRVMELDFSWNSSALKYIRLYENLIEGKV; the protein is encoded by the coding sequence ATGAGAGTCTTATTTGCCTCAAGTGAAATATATCCCTTTGCAAAAACCGGAGGCCTTGCCGATGTGTCCTACTCCCTTCCTAAGGCTATAAAAGAGTTTGGCATTGAGGTTTCAACGATAATGCCGTACTACAAGTGCGTAAGGGAAAAAGGCCTTCCAGTAAGGGAAACTGGAGTAGAAGTAAAAATTAACCTTGCCGGAGAGGAGTACAAGTTTGAACTCTTAGAGCTCAAAGATAGTCTTAACCACTACTTCCTCAAAAACGACAGGCTCTATAACAGGGACTTCCTATACGGAACACCTTCAGGAGACTATCCCGATAACGATCTAAGGTTCGGGGGATTCTCTAAAGCTGTAGTTAAACTAGTTGAAATGGGAGAAGTTAAGGCTGAAATAGTTCACTCAAACGACTGGCAAACTGCCCTCATTCCGGTATTTATAAAGAGGAAGGGACAAAAGGCTAAGACCCTTCAGACAATCCACAATCTGGCCTATCAAGGTATTTTTCCACCTGAAACTCTTGAAAAGTTAGGACTAGGCTGGAAAATCTTTAACATGGAAGCCCTTGAGTTCTGGGGGAAAGTTAACTTCCTTAAAGGAGGAATAGTTTTTAGCGACGCAGTTAATACTGTAAGCCCTACGTATGCAAAGGAGATAACAAAGCCTGAGTTCGGGTTCGGCCTTGATGGAGTCTTAAGGAAGTACAGTTACAAACTGTTTGGAATACTCAACGGCATTGACTACGAAGTGTGGAACCCAGAAACCGATCCTTCAATATACAGGAAATACTCAGAAGCAACGGTTGAAGAAGGAAAGGAATTTAATAAAGAGATGTTCGTTAGGGAAACGGGGCTTAAGAGTAAAGCTTTGCCTCTCTTTGCCTTTATTGGCAGGTTTGCAAAACAGAAAGGAGTTGACTTAATACTGGATAGCTTAGAGGAAATGTCAAAACTAGAGGCTAACTTTGCAATTTTGGGATTTGGAGATGAGGGCTACAACAGGGCCTTTGAGAGTATAAAGGGTAAGTATCAAAACGTTTGGGTAGAAGTAGCCTATAACGAGGAACTCAGCAGGAAGATGTACGCTTCAGCAGACTTCCTCCTTATGCCATCCCTCTTTGAACCCTGCGGGCTTAACCAGATGATTGTAATGAGGTACGGAACTATTGTCGTTGCAGGGAAAACCGGAGGTTTAGCAGATACGGTAGTTGACGTTAACCAGCCGGGAGGTTACGGTTTTCTCTTTGAAGACTTTAGCGCTAAAGAGTTATTAAACACAATTAAGAGGGCTATAGAGCTCTACTACCAGAAAAAAGAAGAAATGAAGAAAATAAGAAGGAGGGTTATGGAACTTGACTTCTCATGGAACAGTTCAGCTTTAAAGTACATAAGGCTCTATGAAAACCTAATTGAGGGGAAAGTATGA
- a CDS encoding galactose-1-phosphate uridylyltransferase: protein MPTEKSTDRDPETEPNQLGWKVRVIPNKYPALRIENSPERKGVCIYDTVGGFGAHEIVIDTPDHFKHPHNFTVDEMKLLLFTYKERMSSLYRDLRIKYVLVFKNYGREVGASLSHSHSQIIATPQIPEKVERVVEQSRKYFREKGRCYLCDEIGFEVKELKRVVYENERFIAYCPFYSLFPFEVRVAPRNHQSSFTQVGEEEL, encoded by the coding sequence ATGCCTACAGAGAAGTCCACAGATAGAGATCCGGAAACTGAACCAAACCAGCTAGGTTGGAAAGTAAGAGTAATACCAAACAAGTACCCGGCCTTAAGGATTGAAAACAGCCCAGAGAGAAAAGGCGTATGTATCTATGACACTGTAGGGGGATTTGGAGCCCACGAAATTGTTATAGATACTCCCGATCACTTTAAACACCCCCACAACTTTACCGTTGACGAAATGAAGTTGCTCCTGTTTACCTACAAAGAGAGGATGTCAAGCCTTTATAGAGACTTGAGGATAAAGTATGTACTGGTCTTTAAGAACTACGGAAGGGAAGTAGGAGCATCTCTTAGTCACTCCCACTCTCAGATTATTGCAACACCACAGATACCTGAAAAAGTAGAAAGGGTAGTTGAACAGTCAAGGAAATACTTCAGGGAGAAGGGAAGGTGTTACCTTTGTGATGAGATAGGTTTTGAAGTTAAAGAGTTAAAAAGGGTAGTTTATGAAAATGAAAGGTTCATAGCCTACTGTCCCTTTTACTCACTCTTTCCCTTTGAAGTAAGGGTAGCCCCGAGAAATCACCAGAGCTCCTTTACCCAAGTTGGAGAAGAAGAACTTTAG
- a CDS encoding Rho termination factor N-terminal domain-containing protein: MKSWKLEELKSLKKKEFYSIAKELKIRGRGKMRKSELLEAIAKIFGRTGLALRN; the protein is encoded by the coding sequence ATGAAAAGTTGGAAATTAGAGGAATTAAAAAGTTTAAAGAAGAAGGAGTTCTACAGTATAGCCAAAGAACTGAAAATAAGGGGAAGGGGGAAGATGAGGAAGTCGGAGCTCCTTGAAGCAATAGCAAAAATTTTTGGGAGGACTGGCCTTGCCCTTAGGAATTGA